A genome region from Acinetobacter lwoffii includes the following:
- a CDS encoding GDYXXLXY domain-containing protein: protein MKKFMALHLSIFSIALFMGLIIQHEWHLAKSESIFVELAPVDPRSILQGDYMVLNYDLHFSAVAAGNGSEQPVSDIRTEDFKNQSHVMSYVQLDQQRRVIKTSFEQSTLNQSERSARLILKNPHNTFEALYPAANSFMFAEGLEPCYRNAKFAELKVKENGKALLVDLLDQQLKPLNCESSKSWREDS from the coding sequence ATGAAAAAGTTTATGGCGCTGCATCTGAGTATTTTTAGCATTGCCTTATTTATGGGATTGATCATTCAGCATGAATGGCATCTGGCCAAAAGTGAGAGTATCTTTGTCGAGTTGGCACCAGTCGATCCGCGTTCGATCCTGCAAGGGGATTATATGGTACTGAACTATGATCTGCATTTTAGCGCAGTGGCAGCGGGGAATGGTTCCGAACAGCCAGTTTCTGACATCCGGACTGAAGATTTTAAAAATCAATCGCATGTGATGAGTTATGTGCAGCTGGATCAGCAGCGCAGAGTTATTAAAACCAGTTTTGAACAAAGCACATTAAATCAGTCGGAACGTTCAGCCCGATTAATTCTGAAAAACCCACACAATACTTTTGAGGCTTTATATCCTGCTGCCAATAGTTTCATGTTCGCCGAAGGTCTGGAGCCTTGTTATCGTAATGCCAAATTTGCAGAGCTGAAAGTAAAGGAAAATGGCAAGGCCTTGTTAGTTGATTTGCTGGATCAACAATTAAAACCTTTAAACTGTGAAAGCTCTAAAAGCTGGCGAGAGGACAGTTAA
- the panD gene encoding aspartate 1-decarboxylase — protein MLSRLLKCKIHRAHVTHAELHYEGSCAIDGVLMDLAGIREYEEIHVWNVTNGKRFATYAIRGEDNSGIISVNGGAAHQADVGDIVIIATFGDFTEAEANAHQPRLVYATPNNTVSHTANCIPVQVA, from the coding sequence ATGCTATCTCGTTTATTAAAATGCAAAATTCACCGCGCTCACGTTACACATGCAGAACTACACTATGAAGGTTCATGTGCAATTGATGGCGTTTTGATGGATTTGGCTGGCATTCGTGAATACGAAGAAATTCATGTGTGGAACGTGACCAATGGTAAACGTTTTGCAACTTATGCAATTCGTGGCGAAGACAATTCAGGCATCATTTCAGTCAATGGTGGCGCTGCGCATCAAGCCGATGTAGGCGATATCGTGATTATTGCAACCTTTGGCGATTTCACTGAAGCTGAAGCGAATGCCCATCAGCCTCGTTTGGTTTATGCTACCCCAAACAATACAGTCAGCCACACTGCCAACTGTATTCCTGTACAAGTCGCATAA